In Hippoglossus hippoglossus isolate fHipHip1 chromosome 11, fHipHip1.pri, whole genome shotgun sequence, the sequence CCAGCTTTTGTGTGTCTATCGCTGTTCACATCCCTCAATGAAGAAATGTATGAGACTACGGAGCTGGCTTAAAAACCCAAAGTCCTGCTGTGGTTCTGGCCTCTTGGTGCAAAGCTTGATTTCAAAATCTGCACAAGCCACTTCAACATCGATAGCTGCACACCGACCAACGACAGATCCATGTACAACAAAGCAGATGGGGTCATTTTCCACCATCAAAGTATCGCCTGGGATTTGAGCAACTTGCCTCAGGAGCAGTGTCCAACTTTTCAGAAGTGGATTTGGTTCAATATGGAATCTCCGCCACACGCAGACTACAACCTGGGTTTGGACAACTTGTTCAACTTAACAATGAGCTGCAGACAAGGTGCTGACATTGTGGTGAGGAACGAGGTGACAATCAAGAAACCAGAGATGAAGGATGACTTTGTTCTGCCCAAGAAAGACAAACCGGTGTGTTGGACTGTCAGTAACGAAGACCCACATACCGgaacagctgagagagagaaatattacCAGGAACTGTCCCAACACATGAAGGTCGACGTCTTTGGTGTTGCTCTTAGAAGGCATCAGTTAATATTTGAAGACTATTACCCAACCCTTGCTAGTTGTAAGTTCGACCTcttgttatggaagttttctggaagctggtgaaaggagaactcaggcagcagctgatgtcttatgcagaatgttttaatgtggacttgatgcatcaaggagaccagaagatgcaacaatatacaaacgctaactgacaagtaacatgagcaattgtcaccacaagtctgaagatgtctcccacagcatccacatatatctccctctacttgcgtcacccattctaacagcacatccatgaaaggctagaattgctgtcactctctctgttacatgtaggtgttcgcatcctattggatagttaagcataaagtatgcataactaaatcaTATTGTGTCCTTTACGTCTTgtcactggtgaaatacgcaaaagagttaaagttggtgagagttgaagttggtgtctctctgtctggagcatctgagttagatatgaaagtccctcaacgtagacactacaatgaaCTGTTGGTTGGctcctttatctataacctgaccttggacACTGCtcggagagagaagggagtaactgtggaatttagacaggcactattctcctgtacagatatagtgtaatatacaatatacataatatatagtggcatatagagtaatgtgtgaggatggtcacTCCACAAAGTCTGCTTCATATAGAATGTAAACGGGCCCCTTGTAGCAGCAACAGTCAAAGTAGTTTTGTGTCCACCAAGAGAATGACTCCTTACTCACGTTAATGATTTCCCTGACTCTAAAGCACTGGCAGAGTTACTGCAAAACCTGGACAAGGACGATGAAGCATACATGCGTTTCTTTGAGTGAAGAAAGTACTATGTAGTCAGTCTTTTGCCGacaaaaactgaattaattcaTCCCGTCTGCCTCGCCTGAGACCACATGTCAAGGGACCAAAATTACCACGTGGTAAATTACCTTAATGAGTGGTTCTTTTCATGAACTACAAAACCAGAAGGGCGCCAAGGATAGTGCCATATCTCcccatgtaaacacagtgtttaGTTATCTAGACTGTCACTCACCATATAATTTGTGCTGCCACAGCTTcataatgaaagaaaacatatttttgatgCTTTGATTTTTCTGTTATGTCTTTTCTGCCAATATCTTCTATGAATTTTACGGGGGGAAGTTGAACCATCATGTgaaatttgtttcattttataaatctcAAATTATTTGAAagataatttcttttttttatctggtatattttatattataactGTACAAATTAGAAGGAGCTTTCAAGACCTGTGTGCAGTCATTTtacttcatgtgtttttattatcagtcaatcaaatcttatttgtacagcccatattcacaaaccacaattagtctcatagggcttaacaaggtgggacatcctctgtccttaaccattaacaagagtaaggaaatAACACCAGAAATCCCTATTAACGGGGGAAAAACATAGAAACCGCAGAGAGTCAaaagtgagggatccctctcccaggacagacagataTAGATATTGTGCATAACtcaaagaaaaagtctgacagagatgaagggagcagcaatggaAACTGTAATGAAAGAGGTATTGCAAATAATGTGAGTACGCAAATTGTATATCTACGCAATCTAGGTGTAAACATAATCCACCATCAGATGCCACCACAAtccatgatccaccatcacgatctgCGATGTCGCTGCAGCCGAGATCCTGGATCTCCTGGCACACGGATGCCAGGGAAGAAGTTAAGTCAGTAACATGAACTGATGCCACATAtaggtgtgatgaagagggggaggaggaaggagaagctgcatgtgtcctgtgtcccctgacattctagacctatagcagcataacagAGCTGGTCCAAGACAAACCTGAACCAACTCTAACTagaagctttatcaaaaaggaaggcTTTAACCCTTTAACCTCAGACGTAGAGATGTTTGCCATTGGATTACTGTTATTTACCATCTATTcgcttatttaaaaaaagtaacaGGTCAAACATCCGGCACACATTTTTGATACgctactgccccctgctgggcCATATTATCTTCCTGCAATACTGGAGGGTGAGGACCACATTTCTTGACCCTATGGTTTTAAAGGCTTATTCCACCCAAATACAattttgtttactgtttacttCTTGTGAGGATGAAGTTTAATTCATCTGCTGTTGTTTATGTCGTCTATAGAAAAATGTCACTCACGGGTAAATTGCctcatttcattttgattcatgTTCAGATGTAAATGATGATCGTGCGTTATCTCATGTTGTGGAATATACTACGGGCCACAATATTTAAGGTATATTCCACATATACTTCTTTGTCTAACTACTTATGTGGGATATTGAATTTGTAGTTTCTGTTAATTGATACAGTAAAAATGACTGATTTACAAGTATCAAGACTTCAAGCcatatcaataaatcaatgagGTAAAGTTTATGTCTTTTGAAATTCACTATGTAGTGATTGGCAGGTTAATATCTGTGAATAATTCTAAAGAACATTTTCCTTCACCTTATTGACAGTTTCTTCCAGTTGAAGCTCATCCTGCAGGTCAGCTCGCTCTGTGCTGGACTGGTCCACCAACACAGACGTCGTGCAGTAGAAGGGCCAGAGTCGTCTCCATCTGCTGAGGGGACTGAGGTCCTTCCAAGTGGGCAGGACACTGTTGAGGACTTTTTACGACACTGTGGAGACATCTGCAGTGTTGTACACCATGGTCTGCTGGGGGTGTGGAGGCactgagagggaaagagaaagctCGGTTCTGGACTGCCCTCTGGACCTCACTGTGGAAGTGGATGAAGCTGAAATCCATCATGGACAACACCTCACACCCCCTTCTATTGAAAATCGCTTAGAAACAATGTGAATGGTCAATGCCTAACTTGTTGACTCTGCTTCTGATGAGGGGCAGTGACCCGTAGCTCTTTGTATTGCATCCTGTTCTCAAATCCAAAATAAACCCAGCtgtaatgttaaaataaagagaCATCTTTTATATTATGGGTCCCATTGACCACCGGAATTTAAACCGACAAAAAATGACCGAAAGTGTAACCCAAGTAACTTCAGCAAGGAACACAGTCAAtagtagaaaaacacaaacaatgtaaaTCGTATGTTAGGCAAAACTAGTCTAAGGCTATGTGTAGGTGTTGCAAGCTAATCTGTCTCATCAGCAGCAGCGTAACATAACCATGATGCAAATATTTTTCCCTCCCCTCCAATTAAAGTACGTACTCGTGCATGCACGCACAGGCAGCAGCTTGAAGAAGAGCACTCTGAAGTGGCAACAGTTACGGCTATGGTGAGATACAGCTATAGCTATTTGGAATCAAAAGCAGGCTCTGAGTGCAGTCAGTTGGTCTGTTAAACTCAGGGATAGATCTCTGCTGTAGGGCGCCGCGAGGTGCTGCACGTTGGGCCAATCTATGACTGGCCAACGTTGGCTCATCCATGGGGGCCCACGCCGGACCGTGGGTGGGCCCCCCAACACCCTTTGGGTCCAACGATTACGCCGTTGCTTATCAGCATAGGATCTGTATAACAATGTCTCCTCTTTGGAGGCTATGAGCTTCCATATTTCCTTTAGGAGCAAGCACactgtaaatctgtaaatctaAGCATTGCTTTACCTGAACCCCATATAACAATCATGTGTCCCTACACTATTCATTCTTCATCATGACTATGTCAAAATGTTACAATCAGgatgaaattaaatgattttcCCACATTTCCCCCATCCAGCCGATCTTCCATGTGCTCCCCTGGTTCATTCTGTAAAGACCATCCACCACAAGAATAGATTTTTCAAATGCCATAAAGCTTCTAAATGGTTAATCACTGTAACACTGCACCCCCGCCCCACCTTCCCCTTACCGTCATtaacacacatcacaacaactcactttatatattcatttatttgaataagATTTAAATCTGTCTCCCTCTGGCCATGGTGACCTGCGCTTGGCACCGGGTGTGTCCTTGTACCTCCAGGATTTTAATGGTAACCTGAAACAGTGAACCAATGATCCCATCTTTTGAAATATCAAACATATCAATGACGACTATATACTGCAGTATAACAGCAAAATATGTTCATTCAGTTTCATCGGGAGGTTTTTGCAATGCCACCATGATTCGTACCTCTGGTGGCATGACATCTGTGACAAAATCCAGAAGGTTCAACTCTCCGAATCAGGTTTTGTGTATCCTGAAGCATGTGCTGACATCTCTTGTGAAGCAAATGCTTGGAATGAACACCAATGATGGGGATAGCGCAGGTGGGCTGATATCAGCTCTAGGTGTCCGTGATGGGTGTGAGACCAATGAGGTTGTTTCACCTGGCGTTGGTGTTACATCACTTGTTCTCTTGCATCCAGTCACATGTAACACCATATCTTCTCTGCGCATGATTGTCTTAGCGCAGTTTGGACAGTGGTAATGACCAGTGCCTCTGCACGACATGTTGCATCGGCAAATGATGATGtctgcaaagaaaaaggaacCTTACTGACTTTACacctcaaaaacacaaaaatgtcatTCAGCATTACATTTTCATGTGAAATGATGTCATTTTTCAGCAAATGCCTCTCATCTACTCACCTTGGAGATGCACTGCATTATGTACGTGGGCGTTCAGGTGTCTCCGTATCGTGTCGCCTCGTGAGGTGATGAATTTCGGGCACAGAGGACAACCAAACTGTTCAAAACCGTGGTGGGATGTGCTCACTAACTGTCGTCCACTCCTGATTATAGACGGGTGCATCTggaaaacaattacattttcgGATTATTATGGGTCATTCTAGATTCACACTGAAGTTAACCAGTAACATATACATACGCTGGTTTGCCTGGCAGTATTTAAGCCAGGTCCTACTATGGTTAGTTGTGGTTTTATCAGGTTAGTCAACTGCATTCTACACTGCAAGCTCTGAATCTCTAGGTGTACCATCCGAGTCAACCCCTGCTGCCCAGCAAGCTAATCCAACgtgattcaaacattttaactCTAGATATAAGTGCTTACCATTACTTGTCCTGCAGCTATGGCATTaaaatgctaacattagctaacTGGTAGGAGTCACTTGGCATTTTCAAATTGTGACTATATCACACTGATGATTGTTCGATATATTAAAGTTTGATAAACATTGAATACAACCTTGGCAAAGCCAAAAAAGTTCATATAACTTCCTTAAAATGTTATAAAGCACGCACATGCACAATGCAACTGCTAAGGTACCTGTTGCGCATGCACCTATAGAGGTGGCTATTGCACATGCTCTTGCGGAGGCGCCAATTGCACATACTCATGTGGAGATCCACCATTATGGCTGCATCCAGGTCCCTCTCCATTAGTGTCCTCTTGAAAATGTCTTGAATTTCGATCTGTATTATGTATACCATTTATATTATTCTATATATCTGCCTCTCCTTGTGAAATTCCcctattttatattcatatatatatatatatgttggtgtctgtctgtctgtatgcgGAGCGCATATCTCCCAAACTACACACCTGGCATGTCTATCATAAATTGCCCAGAAAAAGTGCAGTGCTGAGATTGGTGTTATTGAACAACAAGGATTTGTTCCGCAATTTgaataaaattttaaataaacaagcGACAGTGTGCCAACATTCAACGTCCTCAGaaaaactacagcagtggtaaACAACTGTGGGTCAAAAACTCTGCCAGATCTTTggataatttcattattttcgGACTGAGACACAGACGGACTGACCTGTTACAggtgcagacaaacaaacaagtgcaaCACAAGGAAGCAACCTTTTCAACCACTTAATACATCATGTCCATGAAAATAAGGTGTCAATCTGCACACTGGGTTTGGTTCTGGGTGCGAGTAACCACCTTATATTCATGGACAACCAGCCCCAGTGGAGCACGTCCCAAAACCACACCGGTGTGACTCCAGGCGTCATTTACCGCTGCCATGCCATATATACGACAAGACTTAGAGATAGAAAGATATTACTAGACGGGGCAGGTTTCTCCTTCCAAAATAAAGGAATACTGTTATATAATACCTTCACCttccaaaaagtgaaaaacacagtgATATTAGTCATCCTTGAGCCCAAGTTAATggttgtgccagatgtaatgaaaccTCTTTGGGCATTCCTgacatattgcattcacaacatgaggtcatgtgaccttccaccaccaaaatctaatcaggtcatcTTAGAGTCCAAGTGATTGTTTGCatcaaatgtgaaagaattccctCGAGGCGTTCCAGAGATATCGGGttcaaaaggcaaaaaaatgtacttgtgaGGTTAGTGATCTTCaactttgaccaccaaaatctgtTCAGATCATCCATGAGTCCAATGAAAGTTTGTACAAAGATTTGAGGAAATTCCATCAAGATATTCTCGAGATATTGCGTTTACAAGTATGGGACGAACGTAAGGTCGTATGaacaacccaaaaacataacgcctccggccactggctgtcaccggCGAGGAGGCGTAAAAGATTGCTGCCTCATGTAATGTCACTCAAAACGTGAGTTATGAGCCTGTGAAGAGAAAGTGGCACACACGTCATCTGTTGCTACCTTTGAACAAATAGGGGATTGGTtttgcctctgtgtttgttgtgatacCAACCAATCAACACTCACTTGAAAACCCACTGGACACCAGACATGGAAAACTGCCAAAGAGAACAGTGAAGTTTAAAGCTACTGAAGTCGCTAGTTTGGGACAAGGACGTTTCTGTAAGgctcatttttcatttgcacaCATTCCATTAAGCTTGATATAATAGTATGAAGTCATTATTCAGTCCCAATTGAACTCAGTCCCTCTAACAATTGGAGCAAGCAGAGTGACAAACAACACTTCtattcaaaaaatgtttttaaaaaatttaattttgGCAGTTATGtcacaatatatacatatattccACTGCTATTAAGTAACTAAGATTTCAGTAAATCCATTTCAAGCACTAAATAATTTATCAACATGTGTGAAGATGTATTTTCACAACGAACTTGAAGAATTTCTACAAAAGCATTTAACTGTTTCAACTTTAGGGCCAAATTATCTCTTTACACAATGCTCTAGCTCTAAGTTGAGCCTCTGTATGTTCAAACCTAAGATTgtcctgaaaaaaaaattaacacgTGGGTATCATGCTATATGTTTGTCAACTTAAGAAGCTTAAATTTAAGAAGACATGAATTATTACAGTACCTACctcacaaaccaaacaatgCTACTTACAGGGAGTTTGTAATTGTTTGTGTCCAGACAGGACTGAGGTCCCATTGTCTATTTCTAACCAACTTCGCTGTCTTCAGTCTCAGGTTCAGAAGAGTCTTCAGTCGTGAAAACAGTAATGTCAATCAGGACCTGAATCCTTGGCTGGTTCAGGTCCTCCAGAgtcccctctgtcctccccaGCCTGACTCGGATGAAGCTGCGAGGACTCACCAATACACTGATGGGCTTTTAGCTGATAAATCCAGCTAAATCTTTCGTCGCAAATACTGCAACTGAgcggtttctctcctgtgtgaaGTCTGACGTGTATCTGCAGACTGTCCTTTCGACTAAAACTTTgaccacactcagagcaactaaatggtttctctccagTATGAACTCTGAAATGTGCCTCTAGTTTGGCCTTATAACTAAATCTTTGTCCACAGTCAAGGCAAGTAAATGGTTGATCTCGTGAATGAATCCTTTCATGCATCTGCAGACGACTCTCATCATCAAATCTTTTACCGCACTCAGAGCAACTGAATGGTTGGTGTCGTGTATGAATCTTTTCATGTACCCGCAGGCAGCTCTTGTGATTAAATCTTTtgccacactcagagcaactgaagggtttctctcctgtatgattCCTCAAATGTGCCTGCAGACCGGCCTGATGGTGATaacttttaccacactcagagcaggTAAATGGTTTCTCCCCTGTATGAGTCCTCATGTGGGATCTCAGATATTCCTTTTGAccaaatcttttaccacactcggagcaactaaagGGTTTCTCCCCTGTATGAATGGTCTCATGTGTTTGCAGTTGACGCTTCAGCCTGAAGCgtttaccacactcagagcagctaaacggtttctctcctgtatgaactGAAACATGTGTTAGCATATCTCCCTTTATCCTAAATCTTTtcccacacacagagcagctaaaaggtttctctcctgtatgaatttTCACGTGTGACTTCAGATGTTCCTTGAGGGTGAATCTTTTATCACACTGGGAACAACTAAAAGGTTCCTCTCCAGTATGAGCTGTCATATGTGCCTTCAGATAGTACATACGGCTAAACCTTTTGCCACACTCTGAGCAGTTCAATGGTTTCTTGTCAGTTGTACATCTCATATCACTTACAGGCTTAGGTTCCCTGGTCTCTATCCCATCAACATCAGTGTTTATGGTCGTGTCCTCAGGACATGGTTGTAAATGTACATCAGGACCAGAGTTCCTGGCTGGTTCTGGTCCTCCACAGTCCTTTCTGTCCTCTTCAGTCTGACCCTGATAAAGCTGTGAGGACTGaggtttctcttcatctccttcagtTTTCACAGTGTCAGGAGTAAATGTGAACTTGATAATGTCAGTCTGCTCCAGTTCttgaagctgctctccctcctgactgATCCACAGTTCATTCTGTTCCTCTTTGATGTGGGGGGGTTTTGAGTCCTCCTGGTCCACACTGGGGATCCAATCCTGATACTCAGAAGGAACCGCTTCCTCGTTCACCTTTAGTTGCTGGACGTCTGCAGGGGAGAGTAGAGTGGGATGacatttattaagttatttgcacacgtgaaaaaaaaacacatttgcaactGCAAAACCACACTGGTAAGGGAACATTTCTACTTGGCAAGAGCACAGAACAGTATCTGTGAGCAGAAAGATATACCAGTGAGCATTTCTGCTCCATTTGCACAACTGCAGTTCTACGAGCCGAGACAAGCGTGAACTTGCACAGCCCTACGTGCTCGCAACTCCTCAACACCGCCCGATTGAACGTTTAGACTTTGGAGGTGAGGACAGTGTCGCTCCTCTCCTTCAGTTGGTCACTTTGTACACTCCAGTTCCGAGCCTACCTCTGATCATCCCCTTGCTCTTCATTTTTTTGCAGCAGTTGAAAACTTTGTGGATCATATATACCACTGCTGTCAATACAAAAAGCCTGTCTCCACCACCACCTGAATCGGTCTATGAAACTTTAATGAAAGTCAAATTCTATAAACCTAAAGACTCTCACCCTTTAATTTGAAAGCTGGTCCGGATGCCCCTGTACTGGAGCGACCCTGTGATCTAACAGCGTATTCAAAAAGCAGAAATACTTTAGTGTTTGCAAAGGAAGCAGCAAATCAACAGaacgaaaaaacaaaacacatctcTGGCACGATTCCGGTTGTTTCGCACCAGTAATTACGTCATTGTTGTCGTTTAATTAAAGCATGCCACATTACCTCCAGTCAGTGGACAATACACACTAAagattttagaatataggacaagatggtgaatgtcccttgtacataatatagatatatttaattatatataatagatagattgatagatttCATGTCTGCTACAACTCTCACTCCTTTTAAATCAAATGTCTGTTGCTGCCTTTCAGTAAGTcacatcttcttctttttaattcattcattgtCTCTGTAACTtacaatttatatatttgatctatttattttatttcctattCTCTGAACTTTAATAAGGATTTCTAATTGGACCTGAATGTCcatttatacatatatgtttAAACATTCATATATTATGGCCGACTCTATAAATTCTGATCAGATGaggcaaaacaaacagctgtcacTCATGAAGTGTAACTCTCAAATGAGGTGAGAAGGAATTGAGATGGCTCActcttcatttttttcagtAAATACTTTAGTTATCTGATCGCaaatttttgtttttcccccgGAGCTGATGGTGGAAATCGCTAACGAGTGATGCATTTTACTTCTCTTCTTATTTCTGCTGAGAGTTGCACATGCGCAGTATCGTCATTGTTTTTGCAAACggcagaggtttgtgttttgCTATATCACCAGACTCCCTTTAAAATCGTGCACTTTTGAGAGTTGTTGAGTGAAGAGAAATTGTATCAAGTTTGTGGACCGCTGTCTCCAACAAATTTTGTATTAGTTGAGCCTTCTTGTAAATTCGGCAAACACTATACATAaagttatttctttctttgtgtaaaaacgtttgtgtgtttgtcccatTGTGTTGGCTCAGTAGTGTTGctgcattttgtctttttttaaacatatttcatCTTTGCAAACGGGGGTACGCTTCTCCTTTCTCTATTAATGCCTTTCTTCATCAACTCTTTGTGGtgtgaaaacatcagatttccTCAGTCAGAGAAAGTTAAAGTGTGTCCTGCTCATATAGTTCAGTTATAAAATCCTGCACAGCGtcactcctgcagctgctgacagtgcaggtgaaacatgtgactgactgactgactgactgactgactctctcacacacacacacacacacacacacacacacacacacacacacacacacacacacacacacacacacacacacacacacacacacacacacacacacacacacacacacacacacacacacacacacacacacaatgtggcGCTGAatagaaggggaaaaaaggaacaaCTTCTTCCACAAATTCTGAGCAGGATTCAGCCCTGTAgtatttatttgcatatagagcagcgcagttttgttttcacatcatattTCCCTATTATCTCCTCTGCCTCTACTCaagcaatgcatgatggtatatattgaTCTGTTCCACGCTATTTCATTCAGACAGAACTACATGGCATACTCATTATGTAGTGGACGTTAACCAGATGTGTCTgtcacaataacacattttgttggatgatataTTGTCCCGGAAATTATTgctataaattatattatttacatCATTTTGAGACCATTTTATACCACTGATAAAATGACAATATAACAATGCAAGTACAATCTTCCAAAGTGCAATAAACTTTGAATTTTGGAGAATATTCAGTGTGTTATtggaaaaatgtgaaactatcctaaataaattaaacataaaaaccacacacaaccaaaacattaaacaaaagggactctctggctctgttaacaaaaatGGTTTGAGTAAAATTTTAATATTTGGTACAAAGTATATTTTTACAGGTTGATGGGATGGTTATGCTTTAGATGAGTTCCACACAAACTGACAACGACATTTTAGTAGTTTATTTAATTGATGGTGCCGGATCATGAAAGATCTAAAGTCATACCTCCGATCTCTCTTCTTCAAAGAGCCAACACGTCTGAGTGCAACTACCCTCTTGCAGCCGGCACCTTCTTGGACATTAGGTTAAAAAACCTTGCCCTTTGTCACACTGGAAACGCGGCTTATCAGTGAGACGCAAACCCTGAGCTATTGTGATACACAGGCAACATCTAGCGATCCCTCTGTCACTGCATCAACTGCCTCGACGAGAACAGCTCTGTCAGTGTCGCAAGGATCTGCCACTGCAATGGAATGGTGCAGACATGTTAACAGATTATCTACACTGTCGGAGTGAGCTCAGCAGCATGACACTGCTCCTCTGtccttttctaatcactcacacataGAACTTATAACAAACCGCTGAATTCATACTTATGTTCATAGATAAACTTCTGccctgttcaggtcctaataacttctgaatACCATTGatgttcatttttattgtgtAAAGTGAGGACACACGGCAGGGTAATACAGCTCGGTACAAGGATAAGGACATTATGATTTGTGTCTGCCCTGATCCCCAAGCAGCAGTGGCAAACATTTTGTGGTGTTCTGGtatttagttgagtacatagCCTGACTTTTATTATTGAAATACAGTCCTTATACCAGAAACCTCCCATTGCAACGCCGCTGCATACACACAGCAGAAACTCTGCCGATGTGAACAACAGAGATCGTTTCTTGTCGATTACTTGGTTTTCATAATCGTCGGAAGCCATAATCGTAATTGAAATTCAATTCATCGCCCTGCCCTAccagacattctccggaggggctgtgttcgtgaacacaaatgtccgagtgatAGTCTGCGCACTTTCTAAAATTGCGGGAGATATATGTAATTATCTTTATAAATACCATCGTTTTGAAAGCAACAGACACACTTTTAAAAGGATGGACGTTATAAAAACTAGCGGTAGTGCACCAGACTAAATAAGTTTGGTGACGCCCATCTCTTAAACACGATCAGCCATCTCCAGCTCGGCACCGCTCGGGTTTTTCCGGCTCCAGGGAGCAGGGACTGACCTGCTCGGTGCAGCCTGACTTCGGGCTTCAACACGGCAtcgagcagcctcctctggcggcAGATCTCCCGCTCCGACCGCTG encodes:
- the LOC117770709 gene encoding uncharacterized protein LOC117770709 isoform X2, producing the protein MCAVQLMRVSVHERISAAAEDFLLQVDKGPEAARVLLLRPLLLERLKAAAEEIVGLFEETVAEYEDIVQRSEREICRQRRLLDAVLKPEVRLHRADVQQLKVNEEAVPSEYQDWIPSVDQEDSKPPHIKEEQNELWISQEGEQLQELEQTDIIKFTFTPDTVKTEGDEEKPQSSQLYQGQTEEDRKDCGGPEPARNSGPDVHLQPCPEDTTINTDVDGIETREPKPMHPSIIRSGRQLVSTSHHGFEQFGCPLCPKFITSRGDTIRRHLNAHVHNAVHLQDIIICRCNMSCRGTGHYHCPNCAKTIMRREDMVLHVTGCKRTSDVTPTPGETTSLVSHPSRTPRADISPPALSPSLVFIPSICFTRDVSTCFRIHKT
- the LOC117770709 gene encoding gastrula zinc finger protein XlCGF57.1-like isoform X1 produces the protein MCAVQLMRVSVHERISAAAEDFLLQVDKGPEAARVLLLRPLLLERLKAAAEEIVGLFEETVAEYEDIVQRSEREICRQRRLLDAVLKPEVRLHRADVQQLKVNEEAVPSEYQDWIPSVDQEDSKPPHIKEEQNELWISQEGEQLQELEQTDIIKFTFTPDTVKTEGDEEKPQSSQLYQGQTEEDRKDCGGPEPARNSGPDVHLQPCPEDTTINTDVDGIETREPKPVSDMRCTTDKKPLNCSECGKRFSRMYYLKAHMTAHTGEEPFSCSQCDKRFTLKEHLKSHVKIHTGEKPFSCSVCGKRFRIKGDMLTHVSVHTGEKPFSCSECGKRFRLKRQLQTHETIHTGEKPFSCSECGKRFGQKEYLRSHMRTHTGEKPFTCSECGKSYHHQAGLQAHLRNHTGEKPFSCSECGKRFNHKSCLRVHEKIHTRHQPFSCSECGKRFDDESRLQMHERIHSRDQPFTCLDCGQRFSYKAKLEAHFRVHTGEKPFSCSECGQSFSRKDSLQIHVRLHTGEKPLSCSICDERFSWIYQLKAHQCIGESSQLHPSQAGEDRGDSGGPEPAKDSGPD